The following coding sequences lie in one Lolium perenne isolate Kyuss_39 chromosome 2, Kyuss_2.0, whole genome shotgun sequence genomic window:
- the LOC127333963 gene encoding uncharacterized protein isoform X3: MLCLVIDIGTPQKREYFLCAETPSAARAWVSTLHATQLVLQAHKQAVNSLGGNGSAKLGTVATAVAVANATAIEASKEVEAAMKISLRAALGSTTNKLSRGQLDDLTIMMETLRVKDDELHQLLQDIRARDSTIREITDKLHETAEAAQTAASAVHSIDEARRILSSELECLKQDQENQVELSLLRLRESEEKAKLLAEEREHLLRQRDSALQEAQMWRSELGKARGNAVILEAAVVRAEEKARVSAADVNIHIKEAVSKLEFATKEKEELLALVDALQSQIQRQETSTKQVCEERSEICSTSSKCMEMEDDNVDKACLSDTDPIPIAENIVELDDEGVDIRTIGDTEWENSHSSEVSDVREVTTEPEENSHSSELSFVREVTTEPEENSLDIPVDSQPAAENTFQG, translated from the exons ATGCTGTGTCT TGTTATAGATATTGGAACTCCACAGAAAAGGGAGTACTTTCTTTGTGCAGAAACTCCCAGCGCTGCAAGAGCATGGGTATCTACTTTACA TGCAACTCAGTTGGTCCTACAGGCTCATAAACAGGCAGTCAATTCATTGGGTGGAAATGGTTCTGCAAAATTAGGAACAGTTGCTACTGCTGTGGCCGTGGCTAATGCAACTGCAATTGAAGCATCCAAAGAGGTAGAGGCAGCGATGAAGATCTCCTTGCGGGCAGCTTTAGGCTCAACTACAAATAAACTTAGTAGAGGTCAATTAGATGATCTCACAATCATGATG GAGACCCTTCGAGTTAAAGATGATGAACTGCACCAGCTATTGCAGGATATCCGTGCACGCGACTCCACCATCAGGGAGATTACAGATAAATTACACGAGACTGCTGAGGCAGCCCAAACTGCTGCTTCTGCTGTTCATTCAATTGATGAGGCGAGAAGAATTTTATCTTCAGAACTTGAATGCCTGAAACAAGACCAGGAAAATCAAGTTGAATTGTCTTTGCTTAGG TTAAGGGAATCAGAAGAAAAGGCAAAGCTGCTTGCTGAAGAAAGAGAGCATTTACTAAGGCAGAGAGATTCTGCTCTGCAAGAAGCTCAGATGTGGCGCTCTGAACTAGGAAAAGCTAGAGGAAATGCTGTCATTTTAGAAGCAGCTGTAGTCAGAGCCGAAGAGAAAGCTAGGGTTTCAGCAGCCGACGTTAACATCCATATAAAGGAAGCTGTGAGTAAACTCGAGTTTGCCACGAAAGAAAAGGAAGAACTCCTAGCTCTCGTGGATGCTCTACAATCACAAATACAAAG GCAAGAGACTAGCACAAAACAAGTTTGCGAGGAGAGGTCGGAGATATGCTCCACTTCTTCGAAGTGCATGGAAATGGAAGACGATAACGTGGATAAGGCTTGTTTAAGCGATACAGATCCGATACCCATTGCGGAGAACATAGTTGAGTTGGACGACGAGGGAGTCGATATACGCACTATTGGGGACACGGAGTGGGAAAATTCTCATTCCTCTGAAGTATCTGATGTAAGGGAGGTGACCACAGAACCTGAAGAAAATAGCCATTCCTCCGAACTATCTTTTGTAAGGGAAGTAACCACAGAACCTGAAGAAAACAGCTTGGATATTCCTGTTGATAGCCAACCAGCTGCTGAGAATACTTTCCAAGGCTAG
- the LOC127333963 gene encoding uncharacterized protein isoform X4, translating to MDCQNMKDAVSILELHRKGSTFFVQKLPALQEHGATQLVLQAHKQAVNSLGGNGSAKLGTVATAVAVANATAIEASKEVEAAMKISLRAALGSTTNKLSRGQLDDLTIMMETLRVKDDELHQLLQDIRARDSTIREITDKLHETAEAAQTAASAVHSIDEARRILSSELECLKQDQENQVELSLLRLRESEEKAKLLAEEREHLLRQRDSALQEAQMWRSELGKARGNAVILEAAVVRAEEKARVSAADVNIHIKEAVSKLEFATKEKEELLALVDALQSQIQRQETSTKQVCEERSEICSTSSKCMEMEDDNVDKACLSDTDPIPIAENIVELDDEGVDIRTIGDTEWENSHSSEVSDVREVTTEPEENSHSSELSFVREVTTEPEENSLDIPVDSQPAAENTFQG from the exons A TGGACTGCCAAAATATGAAGGATGCTGTGTCT ATATTGGAACTCCACAGAAAAGGGAGTACTTTCTTTGTGCAGAAACTCCCAGCGCTGCAAGAGCATGG TGCAACTCAGTTGGTCCTACAGGCTCATAAACAGGCAGTCAATTCATTGGGTGGAAATGGTTCTGCAAAATTAGGAACAGTTGCTACTGCTGTGGCCGTGGCTAATGCAACTGCAATTGAAGCATCCAAAGAGGTAGAGGCAGCGATGAAGATCTCCTTGCGGGCAGCTTTAGGCTCAACTACAAATAAACTTAGTAGAGGTCAATTAGATGATCTCACAATCATGATG GAGACCCTTCGAGTTAAAGATGATGAACTGCACCAGCTATTGCAGGATATCCGTGCACGCGACTCCACCATCAGGGAGATTACAGATAAATTACACGAGACTGCTGAGGCAGCCCAAACTGCTGCTTCTGCTGTTCATTCAATTGATGAGGCGAGAAGAATTTTATCTTCAGAACTTGAATGCCTGAAACAAGACCAGGAAAATCAAGTTGAATTGTCTTTGCTTAGG TTAAGGGAATCAGAAGAAAAGGCAAAGCTGCTTGCTGAAGAAAGAGAGCATTTACTAAGGCAGAGAGATTCTGCTCTGCAAGAAGCTCAGATGTGGCGCTCTGAACTAGGAAAAGCTAGAGGAAATGCTGTCATTTTAGAAGCAGCTGTAGTCAGAGCCGAAGAGAAAGCTAGGGTTTCAGCAGCCGACGTTAACATCCATATAAAGGAAGCTGTGAGTAAACTCGAGTTTGCCACGAAAGAAAAGGAAGAACTCCTAGCTCTCGTGGATGCTCTACAATCACAAATACAAAG GCAAGAGACTAGCACAAAACAAGTTTGCGAGGAGAGGTCGGAGATATGCTCCACTTCTTCGAAGTGCATGGAAATGGAAGACGATAACGTGGATAAGGCTTGTTTAAGCGATACAGATCCGATACCCATTGCGGAGAACATAGTTGAGTTGGACGACGAGGGAGTCGATATACGCACTATTGGGGACACGGAGTGGGAAAATTCTCATTCCTCTGAAGTATCTGATGTAAGGGAGGTGACCACAGAACCTGAAGAAAATAGCCATTCCTCCGAACTATCTTTTGTAAGGGAAGTAACCACAGAACCTGAAGAAAACAGCTTGGATATTCCTGTTGATAGCCAACCAGCTGCTGAGAATACTTTCCAAGGCTAG
- the LOC127333963 gene encoding uncharacterized protein isoform X1, translating into MASNGSSTMVGEMESSLERVRRQLSSTSSRHILQGPLLKRSDTLKKWNERWIILDPATGKMEYKVRRSDTAVRGMIVFDSTSTVTLSPTNFHGLPKYEGCCVYIGTPQKREYFLCAETPSAARAWVSTLHATQLVLQAHKQAVNSLGGNGSAKLGTVATAVAVANATAIEASKEVEAAMKISLRAALGSTTNKLSRGQLDDLTIMMETLRVKDDELHQLLQDIRARDSTIREITDKLHETAEAAQTAASAVHSIDEARRILSSELECLKQDQENQVELSLLRLRESEEKAKLLAEEREHLLRQRDSALQEAQMWRSELGKARGNAVILEAAVVRAEEKARVSAADVNIHIKEAVSKLEFATKEKEELLALVDALQSQIQRQETSTKQVCEERSEICSTSSKCMEMEDDNVDKACLSDTDPIPIAENIVELDDEGVDIRTIGDTEWENSHSSEVSDVREVTTEPEENSHSSELSFVREVTTEPEENSLDIPVDSQPAAENTFQG; encoded by the exons ATGGCCTCCAATGGGAGCAGCACG ATGGTAGGGGAGATGGAGAGCAGCTTGGAGCGGGTCAGGCGGCAGCTCTCTTCCACCTCCAGCCGTCATATCCTCCAGGGCCCTCTCTTGAAGCGATCCGACACA CTAAAAAAATGGAATGAACGGTGGATTATACTTGACCCAGCAACTGGAAAGATGGAATACAA GGTCCGTAGAAGCGACACTGCTGTGAGGGGAATGATTGTGTTCGATTCGACAAGCACTGTGACTTTGTCACCAACGAACTTTCA TGGACTGCCAAAATATGAAGGATGCTGTGTCT ATATTGGAACTCCACAGAAAAGGGAGTACTTTCTTTGTGCAGAAACTCCCAGCGCTGCAAGAGCATGGGTATCTACTTTACA TGCAACTCAGTTGGTCCTACAGGCTCATAAACAGGCAGTCAATTCATTGGGTGGAAATGGTTCTGCAAAATTAGGAACAGTTGCTACTGCTGTGGCCGTGGCTAATGCAACTGCAATTGAAGCATCCAAAGAGGTAGAGGCAGCGATGAAGATCTCCTTGCGGGCAGCTTTAGGCTCAACTACAAATAAACTTAGTAGAGGTCAATTAGATGATCTCACAATCATGATG GAGACCCTTCGAGTTAAAGATGATGAACTGCACCAGCTATTGCAGGATATCCGTGCACGCGACTCCACCATCAGGGAGATTACAGATAAATTACACGAGACTGCTGAGGCAGCCCAAACTGCTGCTTCTGCTGTTCATTCAATTGATGAGGCGAGAAGAATTTTATCTTCAGAACTTGAATGCCTGAAACAAGACCAGGAAAATCAAGTTGAATTGTCTTTGCTTAGG TTAAGGGAATCAGAAGAAAAGGCAAAGCTGCTTGCTGAAGAAAGAGAGCATTTACTAAGGCAGAGAGATTCTGCTCTGCAAGAAGCTCAGATGTGGCGCTCTGAACTAGGAAAAGCTAGAGGAAATGCTGTCATTTTAGAAGCAGCTGTAGTCAGAGCCGAAGAGAAAGCTAGGGTTTCAGCAGCCGACGTTAACATCCATATAAAGGAAGCTGTGAGTAAACTCGAGTTTGCCACGAAAGAAAAGGAAGAACTCCTAGCTCTCGTGGATGCTCTACAATCACAAATACAAAG GCAAGAGACTAGCACAAAACAAGTTTGCGAGGAGAGGTCGGAGATATGCTCCACTTCTTCGAAGTGCATGGAAATGGAAGACGATAACGTGGATAAGGCTTGTTTAAGCGATACAGATCCGATACCCATTGCGGAGAACATAGTTGAGTTGGACGACGAGGGAGTCGATATACGCACTATTGGGGACACGGAGTGGGAAAATTCTCATTCCTCTGAAGTATCTGATGTAAGGGAGGTGACCACAGAACCTGAAGAAAATAGCCATTCCTCCGAACTATCTTTTGTAAGGGAAGTAACCACAGAACCTGAAGAAAACAGCTTGGATATTCCTGTTGATAGCCAACCAGCTGCTGAGAATACTTTCCAAGGCTAG
- the LOC127333963 gene encoding uncharacterized protein isoform X2 yields MIVFDSTSTVTLSPTNFHGLPKYEGCCVYIGTPQKREYFLCAETPSAARAWVSTLHATQLVLQAHKQAVNSLGGNGSAKLGTVATAVAVANATAIEASKEVEAAMKISLRAALGSTTNKLSRGQLDDLTIMMETLRVKDDELHQLLQDIRARDSTIREITDKLHETAEAAQTAASAVHSIDEARRILSSELECLKQDQENQVELSLLRLRESEEKAKLLAEEREHLLRQRDSALQEAQMWRSELGKARGNAVILEAAVVRAEEKARVSAADVNIHIKEAVSKLEFATKEKEELLALVDALQSQIQRQETSTKQVCEERSEICSTSSKCMEMEDDNVDKACLSDTDPIPIAENIVELDDEGVDIRTIGDTEWENSHSSEVSDVREVTTEPEENSHSSELSFVREVTTEPEENSLDIPVDSQPAAENTFQG; encoded by the exons ATGATTGTGTTCGATTCGACAAGCACTGTGACTTTGTCACCAACGAACTTTCA TGGACTGCCAAAATATGAAGGATGCTGTGTCT ATATTGGAACTCCACAGAAAAGGGAGTACTTTCTTTGTGCAGAAACTCCCAGCGCTGCAAGAGCATGGGTATCTACTTTACA TGCAACTCAGTTGGTCCTACAGGCTCATAAACAGGCAGTCAATTCATTGGGTGGAAATGGTTCTGCAAAATTAGGAACAGTTGCTACTGCTGTGGCCGTGGCTAATGCAACTGCAATTGAAGCATCCAAAGAGGTAGAGGCAGCGATGAAGATCTCCTTGCGGGCAGCTTTAGGCTCAACTACAAATAAACTTAGTAGAGGTCAATTAGATGATCTCACAATCATGATG GAGACCCTTCGAGTTAAAGATGATGAACTGCACCAGCTATTGCAGGATATCCGTGCACGCGACTCCACCATCAGGGAGATTACAGATAAATTACACGAGACTGCTGAGGCAGCCCAAACTGCTGCTTCTGCTGTTCATTCAATTGATGAGGCGAGAAGAATTTTATCTTCAGAACTTGAATGCCTGAAACAAGACCAGGAAAATCAAGTTGAATTGTCTTTGCTTAGG TTAAGGGAATCAGAAGAAAAGGCAAAGCTGCTTGCTGAAGAAAGAGAGCATTTACTAAGGCAGAGAGATTCTGCTCTGCAAGAAGCTCAGATGTGGCGCTCTGAACTAGGAAAAGCTAGAGGAAATGCTGTCATTTTAGAAGCAGCTGTAGTCAGAGCCGAAGAGAAAGCTAGGGTTTCAGCAGCCGACGTTAACATCCATATAAAGGAAGCTGTGAGTAAACTCGAGTTTGCCACGAAAGAAAAGGAAGAACTCCTAGCTCTCGTGGATGCTCTACAATCACAAATACAAAG GCAAGAGACTAGCACAAAACAAGTTTGCGAGGAGAGGTCGGAGATATGCTCCACTTCTTCGAAGTGCATGGAAATGGAAGACGATAACGTGGATAAGGCTTGTTTAAGCGATACAGATCCGATACCCATTGCGGAGAACATAGTTGAGTTGGACGACGAGGGAGTCGATATACGCACTATTGGGGACACGGAGTGGGAAAATTCTCATTCCTCTGAAGTATCTGATGTAAGGGAGGTGACCACAGAACCTGAAGAAAATAGCCATTCCTCCGAACTATCTTTTGTAAGGGAAGTAACCACAGAACCTGAAGAAAACAGCTTGGATATTCCTGTTGATAGCCAACCAGCTGCTGAGAATACTTTCCAAGGCTAG
- the LOC127333965 gene encoding protein ESSENTIAL FOR POTEXVIRUS ACCUMULATION 1: MAASPDRANDDLRRRLAVDTPPPPQIAKEKQGLDTDMPLSPQWLMKDPSSLGSRLDATKTSGNGEDMGSSAKKKDVFRASVLDGETGRRDRWREDEREPNSGPRWTRWRETDKEHGDTRKVEKWSDDSSKFSVDGRRAPQERWGDSNNKDGNFDQRREGKWSTRWGANDKESENWRDRWGDSAKEGDASRDKGFSQFVTHGKDGNNHEKDTERDDNISRSWKSSHPVGRGRGDSSYHPSQTSQKPSSMYGYGRGKPDNEISAFPSSRGKFTPSTGSTNIGSTGSSRPFHLGLLSDRPGGASGDRTAFRYSRMKLLDIYRTTSHVTDFKMPSDVCEEVSAFLQEEMLEPLALFAPTAEEAAVLKAIDKGEVINSGVYQVSKDGSVGKSNPDGAPIKQSKLGGRDDQPGNTEDLKGETSGSLRGVPGNVDLLRTETPSYVVPQRSRFVGEHRLGPTDFPQQIPNVFDQESKVAGMAGVDELVSPIQPYPNPEGLSLHYKDPQGRIQGPFSGADIIGWFEASYFGIDLLVRVANAPPDAPFLMLGDVMPHLRAKARPPPGFSTTKSSDMLMPEATPTGKFVSSSSTHGGSAGVGIFNGGPSRNGGAVEAQNRFLESLMSNSMQGSSAAMTGGLNEYSSSSFGNIAMAGGESGNNINYFLAQQRLLERQKSSQNTVPYWSGDGNQAAQAQNKDIASEVSALHSKVPSSMADPSRQASQSQNVDLLAMLHSAEKPKAPAGLPPWSNYPEAKNLNPNLHVDLTQGPLNMHQNLQNSQQMATAGQQQNFMPQNQAPSHLPPEKLLAEISQDPQLLHMFQQQYLLSQLQLQSQPPVTPQPQPQLSMLDKMILLQQQQQQQQQQQQQQLQQRLQLEQQQKVLLQQQHLISQVAPHGHSNQQLDGPYGSKHTSLPAGDSMNLGVRKIQDVLEVDRILTNHGTTQGQQSSQAFMNMRGMEGVGLTQNSVPTVPMPHEIFMGVPPKERYSYPQKSENFASTNTQPNASMVNPMLTEVAERYEEKSPNYQQVGIDKAESKPENIFSSRSNVGSSSALSETPPNPLLDIMSPHNRVQEMKDAPTPVELTMEADAKAPDTQEMKKAEKKKKQKKKQTAVDVGKAAPKTVSQQPRLDAEVDGSNQGSTKHGLPDDTEDLFWGSPVRAESSSRSVGPPLGFESSANFPPKSLPEEYDVSRAEWEHSALSEPHAAASQKGWKPTQGPRPKSLLEIQAEEQLRAQRVAADNIKTAVPLVSVPSVPWSTMSASSEQQFGGAGRSLGGQESAGDSRNKRSQLHDLLAEEVLARSSNADNENISSANDVSFPPLSPAVVQPDAPAFDDTDFIEAKDSKKNKKKGAKSKGPAVKAPFPVGSVESAISIPAEKVKSSKQAQLDKEILPAPPSGPSFGDFVPWKTDQTNFAPAPAWSTDAAKMHKPLSLRDIQREEERRSGVVQQQPPSPTPAKVSMNQRNHGNVPSRQASGSSPSKTVAPVQMSSNPSNRAKSNAEDDLFWGPSDHSKQDMKQSEFPSLSSQSRSSITKDQAPLNRQKSQASKLPLSTAPTAKLTGKGKTEASNKQTEAMDFRDWCDSEWSRLTGTNDTSFLEFCIKQSAGEAETLLRENVGSLDRNGQFIDKFLNYKAFLSKEVIETAFRAPSNRGPRGDATSRLNPVPAAKGGPSAEAEQDAGGKKKGKKGKKVSAAVLGFNVVSNRIMMGEIQNVD, from the exons aGAAGCAAGGCCTGGATACTGACATGCCCCTTTCTCCTCAGTGGCTTATGAAG GATCCCAGTTCACTGGGTTCACGCTTAGATGCTACTAAGACATCGGGGAATGGTGAAGACATGGGCTCCAGTGCGAAGAAAAAGGATGTCTTCAGGGCTTCTGTGCTTGATGGTGAAACTGGGCGTCGTGACCGTTGGCGTGAAGATGAACGGGAACCAAATTCAGGCCCTCGGTGGACTCGCTGGAGGGAGACAGACAAGGAACATGGTGATACACGGAAGGTTGAAAAATGGTCGGATGACTCGTCCAAGTTTTCTGTGGATGGTCGTCGTGCTCCACAGGAACGCTGGGGTGATTCCAATAACAAGGACGGCAACTTTGACCAACGCCGTGAGGGCAAGTGGAGCACTCGCTGGGGTGCCAATGATAAGGAGTCTGAAAATTGGCGTGACAGGTGGGGCGATTCAGCCAAAGAGGGCGATGCTTCCCGTGATAAAGGTTTTTCCCAGTTTGTGACACATGGAAAAGATGGCAACAATCATGAGAAGGATACTGAAAGAGATGATAATATCTCTCGATCATGGAAGTCTAGTCATCCTGTTGGCCGTGGTCGGGGAGATTCGTCTTATCACCCCTCGCAGACTTCACAAAAACCATCTTCTATGTATGGGTATGGTAGAGGGAAACCAGACAATGAAATCTCCGCTTTTCCAAGTTCTCGTGGAAAGTTCACACCCAGTACTGGTAGTACAAATATTGGCAGTACTGGATCGTCACGTCCATTCCATCTTGGTCTACTTTCTGACAGACCTGGTGGCGCATCAGGGGATCGCACAGCATTTAGATATAGTAGGATGAAACTTCTTGACATATACAGAACAACTTCACATGTTACTGACTTCAAGATGCCTTCTGATGTTTGTGAGGAAGTGTCCGCATTTCTCCAAGAAGAAATGTTGGAGCCTTTGGCATTATTTGCTCCTACAGCTGAAGAAGCG GCTGTTTTAAAAGCAATTGACAAAGGGGAAGTCATAAACAGTGGTGTCTATCAGGTTTCCAAAGATGGTTCTGTTGGGAAAAGTAATCCTGATGGGGCGCCTATAAAACAATCTAAATTAG GTGGTAGAGATGATCAACCTGGAAACACAGAAGATTTGAAGGGAGAAACATCTGGAAGTCTCAGGG GTGTTCCTGGAAATGTTGATTTGTTGCGGACGGAGACACCTAGTTATGTTGTTCCACAAAGATCTCGGTTTGTTGGAGAGCATAGGCTTGGACCAACTGACTTTCCGCAGCAAATACCCAATGTGTTTGATCAAGAAAGTAAAGTAGCTGGGATGGCAGGTGTTGATGAGCTGGTCAGTCCTATTCAACCTTATCCTAATCCAGAAGGTCTTTCATTACACTACAAAGATCCACAAGGTCGAATTCAAGGCCCTTTTTCTGGTGCTGACATCATTGGCTGGTTCGAGGCTAGCTATTTCGGTATTGATTTGCTGGTTCGTGTTGCAAATGCACCTCCCGATGCTCCTTTCTTAATGCTTGGGGATGTTATGCCTCACCTACGAGCGAAGGCAAGGCCACCTCCAGGGTTTAGCACCACAAAATCCAGTGATATGCTAATGCCAGAGGCTACACCTACAGGGAAGTTTGTCAGCTCCAGTAGCACACATGGTGGATCAGCTGGTGTTGGTATTTTCAACGGTGGGCCAAGCAGGAATGGCGGTGCAGTTGAAGCCCAGAATCGTTTTCTGGAGTCACTTATGTCTAATAGTATGCAAGGTTCTTCAGCTGCTATGACTGGAG GGCTGAATGAATACAGCAGCAGTAGCTTCGGCAACATTGCGATGGCTGGAGGGGAGAGTGGGAACAACATTAATTATTTTCTGGCGCAGCAAAGATTGTTGGAGAGACAAAAATCGTCCCAAAACACTGTTCCATATTGGTCTGGAGATGGCAATCAAGCTGCACAAGCACAGAATAAAGATATAGCTTCGGAAGTGTCTGCTCTGCACTCTAAAGTGCCCAGTTCCATGGCTGATCCATCTCGTCAAGCTTCACAATCTCAGAATGTTGACTTGCTAGCTATGCTTCATTCTGCGGAGAAACCTAAAGCACCTGCTGGATTGCCACCATGGTCAAACTATCCTGAAGCCAAAAATCTTAATCCTAACCTTCACGTGGATCTCACTCAAGGACCACTTAACATGCATCAAAATCTGCAGAATTCTCAGCAAATGGCTACTGCTGGTCAACAACAGAACTTCATGCCACAGAACCAGGCACCAAGCCATTTGCCACCTGAGAAGTTGCTTGCTGAGATATCTCAAGATCCACAACTCTTGCACATGTTTCAACAACAGTATCTGCTATCACAACTACAGTTGCAATCGCAGCCACCAGTGACACCTCAGCCTCAGCCACAACTCTCAATGCTTGACAAGATGATATTGCttcagcagcaacagcagcagcagcaacagcagcagcagcagcagctgcaaCAGCGATTACAGCTTGAGCAGCAGCAGAAGGTGTTACTGCAGCAACAACACCTAATTTCTCAAGTTGCACCTCATGGTCATTCCAACCAGCAGCTTGATGGCCCTTATGGGTCAAAGCATACTTCATTGCCAGCTGGTGATTCCATGAACCTTGGTGTTAGAAAAATTCAAGATGTTCTTGAAGTTGATCGGATTTTGACTAACCATGGTACAACACAAGGGCAACAATCTAGTCAAGCATTTATGAATATGAGGGGTATGGAGGGTGTTGGATTAACACAAAACTCTGTACCTACTGTGCCAATGCCTCATGAAATTTTTATGGGTGTGCCTCCAAAAGAACGGTATTCCTATCCTCAGAAGTCGGAAAATTTTGCAAGTACCAACACTCAACCTAATGCAAGTATGGTCAACCCGATGCTAACAGAAGTTGCAGAAAGATATGAAGAGAAGTCTCCTAACTATCAACAAGTTGGAATAGACAAAGCTGAAAGTAAGCCTGAAAATATTTTTAGTTCACGTTCTAATGTGGGTAGCAGTTCAGCTCTTAGTGAGACACCACCGAATCCATTATTGGACATCATGTCACCTCATAACCGTGTCCAGGAAATGAAAGATGCCCCTACTCCAGTTGAGCTAACTATGGAAGCTGATGCAAAAGCTCCTGATACACAAGAGATGAAGAaagcagaaaagaaaaagaagcagaagaagaagcagaCAGCTGTAGATGTTGGCAAAGCAGCCCCAAAGACAGTTTCCCAGCAGCCAAGACTAGATGCTGAAGTtgatggatcaaatcagggtagtACTAAACATGGTTTGCCAGATGATACAGAGGATCTGTTTTGGGGCTCCCCTGTCAGAGCTGAAAGCTCTTCTAGATCTGTTGGACCTCCGCTGGGCTTTGAATCATCTGCGAATTTTCCTCCCAAGAGTCTTCCCGAGGAGTATGATGTCAGCAGAGCTGAATGGGAGCATAGTGCTCTATCTGAGCCTCATGCTGCAGCAAGCCAAAAAGGTTGGAAACCAACCCAAGGACCCAGACCTAAGTCATTGCTGGAAATTCAAGCTGAGGAACAACTAAGAGCACAGAGGGTAGCTGCGGACAATATTAAGACAGCTGTGCCACTGGTATCTGTGCCATCTGTTCCTTGGAGTACCATGTCAGCATCTTCCGAGCAGCAGTTTGGGGGTGCAGGTAGATCACTGGGTGGCCAAGAAAGTGCTGGCGACTCAAGGAACAAGAGAAGCCAGTTGCACGATTTGTTGGCAGAAGAAGTTCTAGCAAGGTCTAGTAATGCAGACAATGAGAACATAAGTAGTGCTAATGATGTTTCGTTTCCTCCTTTGTCACCTGCTGTTGTTCAGCCTGATGCTCCTGCTTTTGATGATACTGACTTTATTGAGGCCAAGGACTCCAAAAAGAACAAGAAAAAGGGAGCAAAGTCAAAAGGACCTGCTGTCAAAGCCCCATTTCCTGTTGGTTCTGTTGAATCAGCAATCTCTATACCTGCTGAAAAGGTCAAATCTTCAAAGCAAGCACAACTAGATAAGGAAATACTACCGGCTCCACCAAGTGGTCCATCCTTTGGAGATTTTGTTCCGTGGAAGACCGATCAGACAAATTTTGCACCTGCTCCAGCATGGTCCACTGATGCTGCAAAGATGCACAAACCCTTGTCTCTGCGAGATATTCAGAGAGAGGAAGAAAGGAGATCAGGTGTTGTCCAGCAACAACCACCCTCACCAACTCCAGCAAAGGTGTCTATGAACCAACGGAATCATGGTAATGTTCCTTCTAGGCAAGCTTCTGGCTCTTCTCCATCAAAGACAGTTGCTCCTGTCCAGATGAGTTCCAATCCTTCCAACCGTGCCAAGTCAAATGCCGAAGATGATCTGTTTTGGGGCCCTTCTGACCACTCCAAACAAGATATGAAACA GTCAGAATTCCCAAGTCTTTCAAGTCAGAGCAGAAGTTCCATAACTAAAGACCAGGCTCCATTGAATCGTCAGAAGTCTCAGGCTAGCAAGTTACCACTTTCAACGGCTCCTACTGCCAAGCTAACCGGGAAAGGGAAGACAGAGGCATCAAACAAGCAGACAG AGGCAATGGACTTCAGGGATTGGTGTGACAGCGAGTGGTCCAGGCTCACCGGAACAAATG ATACAAGTTTCCTTGAGTTCTGCATTAAGCAGTCTGCTGGTGAAGCAGAAACGCTTCTCCGGGAGAACGTTGGCTCTCTCGACCGCAACGGTCAGTTCATCGACAAGTTCCTCAACTACAAGGCGTTTCTGTCCAAAGAGGTGATCGAGACAGCATTCAGAGCCCCCAGCAACCGTGGCCCTCGTGGGGATGCCACCTCGCGCCTGAACCCTGTTCCTGCAGCCAAAGGAGGCCCAAGTGCCGAAGCAGAACAGGACGCCGGAGGAAAGAAGAAaggcaagaaagggaagaaggtgAGCGCAGCAGTCTTAGGATTCAATGTAGTCAGCAACCGCATCATGATGGGTGAGATCCAGAATGTGGATTAG